The genomic window GTCGCTCCCGAGAGTTCGGTCACGAAGGGTCCTCCCCCGACACTCGAGGAGTACGCCTTCACCACCGCGATGATCGTGTCGAAAGCGGTTGGCGGGATGCACGCGCCCGTCGCGGCGTATCCCGCCAGGGGCGACGACGAAGTCGTGAAGGGATGGATCCCGTGGTCGGGATCGCGCAGAGCGCCGAGCTGGCCCTCGACGATGATCCGCTCGCCGCGAGCGAGAGCTTCGTGGAGCAGAGTCGTCGTGTCCGCGACGTAGGGCTGCAGGCGGCGGCCCCACTCGGTCAGCTCATCGACCAAGGCTCCGATCGAGAGCGGAGGTGCGCCGTAGAGCCCGCAGAGCAGAGCGTTGCGTTGCGCGAGTCCGGCATCGAGGCGGGACTCGAGGCGTTTAGGATCGGAGAGGTCACACACCTGAATTCCGATTCGACGGGCCTTCTCTGCGTAGAACGGCGCGATTCCGACCCGCGTCGTGCCGAGTTGGTCCGCTCCGAGTCGCTCCTCTTCCAGATCATCCAACTCGGCGTGGTGCGGGAGGACCACTTGAGCCCGATCCGAGACGTAGAGCCTGGGGGCGGGCACTCCGGCCCGCTCGAGCCCCGCGAGTTCCTCGAACAAGGCAGGAGGATCGAGAGCGACAGCCGGCCTCAGCACGTTCGCCGTCGTCGCTCGAAACACCCCGGAGGGCAACAAGTGCAATGCGAAGCGGCCCCATCTGCTCTCGATCGTGTGGCCGGCGTTTCGCCCCCCCTGGAAGCGCACGACCCACTGCGCATCGGCTGCTACTGCGTCGGTCAGCTTCCCCTTGCCCTCGTCTCCCCAGCAGGCCCCGACTACGGCAGTGACGGGCATGGCGATTCTCCTCCGCCGCTCCAGTGCGGCCGGGGAAGACGGTGGAACAGGTCTATAGATCAGTCAAATGGATGTTTTGGATAATATGGATAAGATAGTCTTATGGATTTAGATCGTCTGAATGCCTTCGTGCAGGTCGCGCGGGAGAGGAGCTTCTCCCGCGCCGCCCTGCGTCTCGGTCGCACGCAACCGGCTGTGAGCCAGGTGATTCGGGCGCTCGAAGACGATCTCGGTGAGCGGCTCTTCGATCGCTCCGGGCGGCGCGTGCGCCTTACACAGGCGGGGGAGGTGCTCTTCGAGCACGCGTCCAGGGCGTTCTCGGAACTCGACGCGGGCTTCACCGCCCTCGCTGGGCTCCGCGAGCTGACCAGCGGAGTGGTTTCCATCGGAACGAGTGACACGAATGCGTGTCATCTCCTCCCGCCGGTCCTCGAGCTCTACCGTGAGCGCTATCCGGCGGTCGAGGTGCGCATCTCCAATCGGCCCTCTCCCGAGACCGTCCGTCAGGTGCTCGCTGGCGAGGTGGACCTGGGTCTGGTGACACTCCCAACCGGTGAATCACGACTCGTGGCGGAGCCCGTAACCCAGCGCGAGGACGTTCTCATCTGTGCCGCTTCTCACCCTCTCGCCCGTCGGCGGCGCGTCCGCCTCTCGGAGCTGGCCGGCCTGCCACTCCTTCTGCTCGATCGGGGCTCTCGCACGCGCGCCTTCATCGATGAGGCCCTCGTGGCCGCGGGCGTCCACGCCCAAGTCGCCATGGAGCTCGCGAGCATCGACCTGATCCGCCGACTCGTCGCGCTCGACTTCGGGATCTCGATCGTCCCCGAGATCGCTGTCGCCGACGAGGTTGCGAGCGGTCGGATCGCCGCGATCCGCGTCTTCGGGCGGACGGAGCTGCGCACATTGGGCCTGGTCTATCCCACCCGCGTACGCCTCTCGCCGGCAGCGGAGGCCTTTCGCGAGCTGGTTCACGAGTCCCTGGGCCAGTAGCCCAGTCGGGATCGCCTATTCCAT from bacterium includes these protein-coding regions:
- a CDS encoding LysR family transcriptional regulator; translation: MDLDRLNAFVQVARERSFSRAALRLGRTQPAVSQVIRALEDDLGERLFDRSGRRVRLTQAGEVLFEHASRAFSELDAGFTALAGLRELTSGVVSIGTSDTNACHLLPPVLELYRERYPAVEVRISNRPSPETVRQVLAGEVDLGLVTLPTGESRLVAEPVTQREDVLICAASHPLARRRRVRLSELAGLPLLLLDRGSRTRAFIDEALVAAGVHAQVAMELASIDLIRRLVALDFGISIVPEIAVADEVASGRIAAIRVFGRTELRTLGLVYPTRVRLSPAAEAFRELVHESLGQ
- a CDS encoding adenylosuccinate synthase; this encodes MPVTAVVGACWGDEGKGKLTDAVAADAQWVVRFQGGRNAGHTIESRWGRFALHLLPSGVFRATTANVLRPAVALDPPALFEELAGLERAGVPAPRLYVSDRAQVVLPHHAELDDLEEERLGADQLGTTRVGIAPFYAEKARRIGIQVCDLSDPKRLESRLDAGLAQRNALLCGLYGAPPLSIGALVDELTEWGRRLQPYVADTTTLLHEALARGERIIVEGQLGALRDPDHGIHPFTTSSSPLAGYAATGACIPPTAFDTIIAVVKAYSSSVGGGPFVTELSGATAEALRVAGREFGATTDRPRRVGHFDAVAAHYGCRVQGATEVCLTLLDVLSERESLQICTAYEIDGMLETVFPTMPRLERASPVYESWPGFSGDLGAVWSAEDLPEEARRYVDRIEELIACPIRWISVGPGRDALIRRR